The following are encoded in a window of Amycolatopsis lexingtonensis genomic DNA:
- a CDS encoding ABC transporter permease, producing MNSPLPDVRMSPAAAVGLVASREISTRVKSKAFRVATVVMLLLIVVGILLIKLLSGGGGADSTVGYTPATAPFAAPLKAGGQAVDETIDVTQVADDAAGRAKLADGSIDALLTGDGKTVHVQVKKDLDGKLSNVLQLLARQVALDQQITALGGNPAQFESAVAAAKFVEDPPLEQPYDYNGQQLVLGIAAGILIYLSLMINGQSVAQGVVEEKTSRVVELLLSTIKPWQLMAGKVLGIGVVGLIQMLVIGAGGVIAGLASGVLTISVSAAVGTVVWLIVWYLLGFFMYSIVFAALGALVSRQEDVGGATMPALMFVIAGYVVGISVLPSDPGNTFVEVLSVIPVFAPTLMPMRLAMGGVPVWEAVLSVGLVVLMIPGLIWLAARIYRNAVMRSGAKVKLRDALRAA from the coding sequence ATGAACAGCCCGCTCCCGGACGTCCGGATGAGCCCGGCCGCGGCGGTGGGGCTGGTCGCCTCCCGCGAGATCAGCACCCGCGTGAAGTCGAAGGCCTTCCGCGTCGCCACCGTGGTCATGTTGCTGCTGATCGTGGTCGGCATTCTGCTGATCAAGCTGCTCTCGGGTGGCGGCGGCGCCGACTCGACGGTCGGCTACACCCCGGCGACGGCGCCGTTCGCGGCGCCGCTCAAGGCCGGTGGCCAGGCCGTCGACGAGACCATCGACGTCACCCAGGTCGCCGACGACGCCGCCGGGCGCGCCAAGCTGGCCGACGGCTCGATCGACGCGCTGCTCACCGGCGACGGCAAGACCGTGCACGTCCAGGTGAAGAAGGACCTCGACGGCAAGCTCTCGAACGTGCTCCAGCTGCTGGCCCGCCAGGTCGCGCTCGACCAGCAGATCACCGCGCTGGGCGGCAACCCCGCGCAGTTCGAATCCGCCGTCGCGGCCGCGAAGTTCGTCGAAGACCCGCCGCTGGAGCAGCCGTACGACTACAACGGCCAGCAGCTGGTGCTGGGCATCGCGGCCGGCATCCTGATCTACCTCTCGCTGATGATCAACGGCCAGAGCGTGGCGCAGGGCGTGGTCGAGGAAAAGACCTCGCGGGTCGTGGAACTGCTGCTGTCGACGATCAAGCCGTGGCAGCTGATGGCCGGGAAGGTGCTGGGCATCGGCGTGGTCGGGCTGATCCAAATGCTCGTCATCGGGGCCGGCGGGGTGATCGCCGGGCTGGCGTCCGGGGTGCTCACCATTTCCGTTTCGGCCGCGGTCGGCACGGTCGTCTGGCTGATCGTCTGGTACCTGCTCGGGTTCTTCATGTACTCGATCGTGTTCGCCGCGCTGGGCGCGCTCGTTTCGCGCCAGGAAGACGTCGGCGGCGCGACGATGCCCGCGCTGATGTTCGTGATCGCCGGATACGTCGTCGGCATTTCCGTGCTGCCGTCGGACCCGGGAAACACGTTCGTCGAGGTGCTTTCCGTGATCCCGGTCTTCGCGCCGACGCTGATGCCGATGCGGCTGGCGATGGGCGGGGTTCCGGTGTGGGAAGCCGTGTTGTCGGTGGGGCTGGTGGTGCTGATGATTCCGGGGCTGATCTGGCTCGCCGCGCGGATCTACCGGAACGCGGTCATGCGCAGTGGCGCGAAGGTGAAACTGCGCGACGCCCTGCGCGCCGCCTGA